From the genome of Penaeus chinensis breed Huanghai No. 1 chromosome 37, ASM1920278v2, whole genome shotgun sequence, one region includes:
- the LOC125045523 gene encoding ruvB-like 2, with the protein MAAVSLTSEEHEVTRIERIGAHSHIRGLGLTDELTPKPSAQGMVGQIKARRAAGVVHNMVKEGKLAGQAVLIAGQPGTGKTAIANGLAQSLGPDTPFTAVSASEIYSLGMSKTEVLTQAFRRSIGVRIKEETEIIEGEVVEVQIDRPATGTGAKVGKLTLKTTEMETIYDLGNKLIEALTKEKVQAGDVITIDKATGKITKLGRSFTRARDYDATGPQTRFVQCPEGELQKRKEVVHTVTLHEIDVINNRTQGFMALFSGDTGEIKGEVRQQINAKVAEWREEGKAELVPGVLFIDEVHMLDIECFSFINRALEDDMAPVVIVATNRGITRIRGTRNLSPHGIPIDMLDRMIIIKTTPYQEKEIKEILKIRCEEEDCEIQDDALVVLTKIGVETSLRYAIQLITLANLAAMKRKEKQIAIADVKKVYQLFIDEQRSQKFLKEYEDEFMFDEGTDNAMETN; encoded by the exons ATGGCGGCG GTTAGTCTGACAAGTGAGGAACATGAGGTCACAAGGATTGAGCGCATTGGTGCTCATTCCCACATCAGAGGGTTGGGCCTCACGGATGAGCTTACTCCTAAACCCTCGGCTCAAGGCATGGTCGGGCAGATTAAG GCAAGACGAGCTGCTGGTGTGGTGCACAACATGGTAAAGGAAGGCAAGCTGGCAGGTCAGGCAGTTCTCATTGCTGGCCAGCCTGGCACTGGCAAGACCGCTATAGCTAATGGTCTGGCCCAGTCTTTGGGCCCAGACACTCCTTTCACAGCTGTGTCTGCTTCAGAGATTTACAG CTTGGGAATGTCAAAGACTGAGGTGTTAACACAAGCTTTCCGACGTTCCATTGGTGTGCGTATcaaggaagaaacagagataatTGAAGGAGAGGTTGTGGAGGTGCAGATTGACCGTCCTGCCACTGGTACAGGAGCCAAAGTTGGGAAGCTCACCCTCAAGACCACAGAAATGGAAACAATTTATGATCTTGGGAATAAGCTTATAGAAGCTCTCACAAAAGAGAAG GTTCAAGCTGGAGATGTAATCACCATTGATAAGGCTACTGGCAAGATCACAAAGCTGGGAAGGTCTTTCACACGTGCCCGAGACTACGATGCTACAGGCCCCCAAACTAG GTTTGTACAGTGTCCAGAAGGCGagctacagaaaaggaaagaagttgTACACACAGTCACATTGCATGAAATTGATGTCATCAACAACCGAACACAAGGCTTCATGGCTCTCTTCTCAG GTGATACAGGTGAAATAAAAGGCGAGGTAAGGCAACAGATCAATGCAAAGGTTGCTGAATGGCGTGAAGAAGGCAAGGCTGAGCTGGTTCCAGGTGTTCTCTTCATCGATGAG GTACACATGCTGGACATTGAGTGTTTCTCCTTTATCAACCGGGCTCTGGAAGATGACATGGCCCCTGTGGTGATTGTGGCTACAAACCGTGGAATCACACGCATCAGAGGCACGCGCAACCTCTCTCCTCACGGCATTCCCATTGACATGCTGGACAGAATGATCATTATTAAGACTACGCCATATCAAGAGAAGGAGATCAAGGAGATTTTGAAGATTAG GTGTGAAGAAGAGGATTGTGAAATTCAAGATGATGCCCTGGTGGTATTAACCAAAATAGGTGTTGAAACATCTCTCCGTTATGCCATCCAGCTCATTACTCTGGCAAATTTGGCagcgatgaagagaaaagaaaagcag ATTGCAATTGCGGATGTGAAGAAGGTATACCAACTTTTTATCGATGAACAAAGATCACAGAAATTCCTtaaagaatatgaagatgaatTTATGTTTGATGAAG GTACTGACAATGCGATGGAGACAAACTAA
- the LOC125045532 gene encoding 3-hydroxyisobutyryl-CoA hydrolase, mitochondrial-like isoform X2: protein MVLTRLLPSRVRPGLRSLLISSRRMSSSAPEVILEDVGDKGLITLNRPKALNALNLNMVRLIYPKLKEWENTKSMVIIKGTGEKAFCAGGDVRSIVEGKTNGSEIGPDFFREEYMLNCLIGTLHIPYIALIDGITMGGGVGLSVHGNYRVATERTLFAMPETAIGLFPDVGGSHFLPRLGGRLGMYLALTGHRLKGRDVLKAGVATHVCDAARIGQLEETLLKLNSPYPEDITQVIESFHKESTFSKDVPFSLQPMLPKIKACYSAGSVEEIISNLEKDGSEWAQKQLQILSKMSPTSLKVTFEQLERGAHLTLQECLTMELRMVWRFYHDHDFSEGVQAFFSGRTPKWKPASLSEVTAEKVDEYLSPLPDEDENLF from the exons ATGGTACTAACAAGACTTCTGCCCTCAAGAGTGAGGCCAGGACTTCGGTCTCTGCTGATCTCAAGCAGGAGGATGTCCTCCAGCGCACCCGAGGTAATACTAGAGGATGTGGGGGACAAAGGCCTGATTACCCTGAACAGACCGAAGGCCCTCAATGCCCTCAACCTCAACATGGTGCGACTCATCTACCCGAAGCTGAAGGAATGGGAGAATACTAAGTCCATGGTCATTATCAAAG GGACAGGAGAAAAGGCCTTCTGTGCCGGTGGAGACGTGCGATCCATTGTGGAGGGGAAAACCAATGGTTCTGAGATTGGGCCAGATTTCTTCCGGGAAGAGTACATGCTCAACTGCCTTATTGGAACCCTTCATATTCCATACATTGCTCTAATTGATG GTATCACAATGGGTGGTGGTGTAGGGTTGTCTGTTCATGGAAATTATCGAGTCGCCACAGAACGAACCCTTTTTGCAATGCCGGAGACTGCCATTGGGCTCTTCCCAGATGTCGGAGGTTCTCATTTCCTACCTCGACTGGGAGGACGATTAGGGATGTATTTAGCTCTCACAG GTCACAGACTAAAAGGAAGAGATGTACTGAAAGCAGGTGTTGCCACTCATGTGTGCGATGCTGCAAGAATAGGGCAGTTGGAGGAGACATTGCTGAAGTTGAACTCTCCATACCCAGAGGATATTACACAAGTCATTGAGAGCTTCCACAAA GAGTCCACCTTCAGTAAAGATGTGCCATTCTCACTACAGCCCATGCTACCAAAGATCAAGGCTTGTTACTCTGCTGGTAGTGTTGAGGAGATCATTTCAAACCTTGAGAAG GATGGATCAGAATGGGCACAAAAGCAACTGCAGATCCTGAGCAAAATGTCCCCTACCTCCTTAAAGGTGACTTTTGAACAGTTAGAACGAGGAGCGCACCTTACCCTCCAGGAGTGCCTTACCATGGAGTTGCGAATGGTTTGGCGGTTCTACCATGATCATGACTTCAGTGAAG GCGTACAGGCCTTCTTCTCTGGTAGAACTCCCAAGTGGaagcctgcctctctgtctgaaGTGACAGCGGAAAAGGTGGACGAGTACTTGTCACCTTTGCCAGATGAGGATGAAAACTTGTTTTAA
- the LOC125045534 gene encoding uncharacterized protein LOC125045534, with protein MKPKNHLQEESHESDSAPKQGVEDTLTLSEKVQDIPFQTPEIDTGHFCSGKDVPKGKKRKLGQGGNKSLREAAHNGKILRKSPRPNYFVGIRVSDCEIHRAIVRIQEAIIASDPNLYQTLIDVASSHITVLVMYIDSDIGLSIASSALDTCWDRLKEDTEKGPIQMTFSGIGSFSDRVVYARLREDEHYLRLLRLAKEVRQIFSSANVCLPDEKPMHPHLTIAKMSKVHQKAGGFPRKINPAAYQLFKNIHLGCQSVSGLQLLSMTKPKDKERYYYCANEIIFEESCKERGDHSHCCFPRRPLGYV; from the coding sequence ATGAAGCCAAAGAACCACCTGCAAGAGGAATCACATGAAAGCGACTCTGCCCCAAAACAAGGGGTAGAAGACACTTTAACCTTATCAGAGAAAGTTCAAGATATCCCATTTCAAACACCGGAAATCGATACTGGCCATTTTTGTAGTGGTAAAGATGTacccaaaggaaagaaaagaaaactaggcCAGGGAGGAAATAAAAGCTTACGGGAAGCTGCACATAATGGGAAAATTCTCAGGAAAAGCCCGAGACCAAATTATTTTGTTGGTATCAGAGTCTCAGACTGTGAAATTCATAGAGCAATTGTGAGGATTCAAGAGGCTATTATAGCATCTGATCCCAATTTATATCAGACTCTGATTGATGTAGCGTCTTCACACATTACAGTTCTGGTTATGTACATTGACAGTGATATTGGTCTGTCCATTGCATCTTCAGCCTTAGATACATGCTGGGATAGATTGAAAGAAGATACTGAAAAAGGCCCCATACAGATGACATTTTCAGGGATAGGGAGCTTTTCTGATAGAGTAGTTTATGCTAGGTTGAGAGAGGATGAACACTACTTAAGATTACTCAGACTAGCCAAGGAAGTGCGCCAAATATTTTCAAGTGCGAATGTGTGTTTACCTGATGAAAAACCCATGCACCCTCATCTAACAATTGCCAAGATGTCAAAGGTTCATCAGAAGGCAGGTGGCTTCCCAAGGAAAATCAATCCTGCAGCTTACCAGCTCTTTAAAAATATCCACCTTGGATGCCAATCGGTGTCTGGGCTTCAGCTCTTGAGTATGACCAAACCAAAAGACAAGGAAAGGTACTACTATTGTGCCAATGAGATAATATTTGAAGAAAGTTGCAAAGAAAGAGGAGATCATTCTCATTGTTGCTTCCCTAGAAGACCTTTAGGATATGTGTAG
- the LOC125045532 gene encoding 3-hydroxyisobutyryl-CoA hydrolase, mitochondrial-like isoform X1, with amino-acid sequence MVLTRLLPSRVRPGLRSLLISSRRMSSSAPEVILEDVGDKGLITLNRPKALNALNLNMVRLIYPKLKEWENTKSMVIIKGTGEKAFCAGGDVRSIVEGKTNGSEIGPDFFREEYMLNCLIGTLHIPYIALIDGITMGGGVGLSVHGNYRVATERTLFAMPETAIGLFPDVGGSHFLPRLGGRLGMYLALTGHRLKGRDVLKAGVATHVCDAARIGQLEETLLKLNSPYPEDITQVIESFHKESTFSKDVPFSLQPMLPKIKACYSAGSVEEIISNLEKDGSEWAQKQLQILSKMSPTSLKVTFEQLERGAHLTLQECLTMELRMVWRFYHDHDFSEGVRALLIDKDQNPKWKPATLQDVPTTETINRYFAPLPPENELVF; translated from the exons ATGGTACTAACAAGACTTCTGCCCTCAAGAGTGAGGCCAGGACTTCGGTCTCTGCTGATCTCAAGCAGGAGGATGTCCTCCAGCGCACCCGAGGTAATACTAGAGGATGTGGGGGACAAAGGCCTGATTACCCTGAACAGACCGAAGGCCCTCAATGCCCTCAACCTCAACATGGTGCGACTCATCTACCCGAAGCTGAAGGAATGGGAGAATACTAAGTCCATGGTCATTATCAAAG GGACAGGAGAAAAGGCCTTCTGTGCCGGTGGAGACGTGCGATCCATTGTGGAGGGGAAAACCAATGGTTCTGAGATTGGGCCAGATTTCTTCCGGGAAGAGTACATGCTCAACTGCCTTATTGGAACCCTTCATATTCCATACATTGCTCTAATTGATG GTATCACAATGGGTGGTGGTGTAGGGTTGTCTGTTCATGGAAATTATCGAGTCGCCACAGAACGAACCCTTTTTGCAATGCCGGAGACTGCCATTGGGCTCTTCCCAGATGTCGGAGGTTCTCATTTCCTACCTCGACTGGGAGGACGATTAGGGATGTATTTAGCTCTCACAG GTCACAGACTAAAAGGAAGAGATGTACTGAAAGCAGGTGTTGCCACTCATGTGTGCGATGCTGCAAGAATAGGGCAGTTGGAGGAGACATTGCTGAAGTTGAACTCTCCATACCCAGAGGATATTACACAAGTCATTGAGAGCTTCCACAAA GAGTCCACCTTCAGTAAAGATGTGCCATTCTCACTACAGCCCATGCTACCAAAGATCAAGGCTTGTTACTCTGCTGGTAGTGTTGAGGAGATCATTTCAAACCTTGAGAAG GATGGATCAGAATGGGCACAAAAGCAACTGCAGATCCTGAGCAAAATGTCCCCTACCTCCTTAAAGGTGACTTTTGAACAGTTAGAACGAGGAGCGCACCTTACCCTCCAGGAGTGCCTTACCATGGAGTTGCGAATGGTTTGGCGGTTCTACCATGATCATGACTTCAGTGAAG GTGTAAGAGCACTGCTGATTGACAAAGACCAGAATCCCAAGTGGAAACCAGCCACCTTGCAGGATGTTCCTACCACCGAGACAATCAACCGATACTTTGCTCCCCTTCCACCTGAAAATGAACTTGTTTTTTAA